In Desulfuromonas acetexigens, the following proteins share a genomic window:
- a CDS encoding SPFH domain-containing protein: protein MEGLVVVVVFLVLVAVTISLGVRIVPQGYKHVVQRLGKYHSTLGPGLNIIIPYIDMVAHKVTTKDIVLDIPSQEVITKDNAVIVANAVAYINIVSPEKAVYGIEDYRIAIRTLVQTSLRSIVGEMDLDDALSSRDMIKAKLKEAISDDIADWGITLKTVEIQDINPSPTMQKAMEEQAAAERGRRATVTRAEGEKSAAILQADGRLEASRRDAQAQVVLAEASQRAITKVTEAIQANELPVMYLLGEKYIDAVKNISSAPNAKIVLLPADIPAAVRGLMGHLNK from the coding sequence ATGGAAGGATTGGTCGTTGTCGTTGTTTTTCTGGTACTGGTGGCCGTTACCATCTCGCTCGGCGTGCGCATCGTTCCTCAGGGCTACAAGCATGTGGTCCAGCGGCTTGGCAAATATCACAGCACCTTGGGTCCGGGCCTGAACATCATCATCCCCTACATCGACATGGTCGCCCACAAGGTCACGACCAAGGACATCGTCCTCGACATCCCCTCCCAGGAAGTCATCACCAAGGACAACGCGGTGATCGTCGCCAACGCCGTCGCCTACATCAATATCGTTTCGCCGGAAAAGGCGGTCTACGGCATCGAGGATTACCGCATCGCCATCCGCACCCTGGTTCAGACCTCGCTGCGCTCCATCGTCGGCGAAATGGACCTCGATGACGCCCTTTCCTCCCGGGACATGATCAAAGCCAAACTCAAGGAAGCCATCTCCGACGACATCGCCGATTGGGGGATCACCTTGAAGACCGTGGAGATTCAGGATATCAACCCCTCCCCGACCATGCAGAAGGCGATGGAAGAACAGGCCGCCGCCGAGCGGGGTCGGCGCGCCACCGTCACCCGCGCCGAAGGGGAAAAATCCGCCGCCATCCTCCAGGCCGACGGCCGCCTCGAAGCCTCCAGGCGTGACGCCCAGGCCCAGGTGGTGCTGGCCGAGGCGAGCCAGCGGGCGATCACCAAGGTGACGGAAGCGATTCAGGCGAATGAGCTGCCGGTCATGTACCTGCTCGGCGAAAAATATATCGACGCGGTAAAAAACATCTCCAGCGCCCCCAACGCCAAGATCGTCCTCTTGCCGGCCGATATTCCGGCGGCGGTACGCGGGCTGATGGGCCACCTGAACAAATGA
- a CDS encoding NfeD family protein gives MLYWHWLTLGLLLILAELFIPSFTIFWFGLGALLVGGLVLLLGEMALSWQIFIWAIASCLFTFLWFRFFKPRMTDRTKAGLSREAIVGESGQVIYPPEEGRRGTVRFAKPLLGSDEWSFICEQPVAIGDRVFVKDVSGNTLIVERRG, from the coding sequence ATGCTCTACTGGCACTGGCTGACCCTGGGATTGCTGCTGATCCTGGCCGAGCTCTTCATCCCCAGCTTCACCATCTTCTGGTTCGGCCTCGGCGCCCTGCTCGTTGGTGGGCTGGTCCTGCTCCTTGGCGAGATGGCCTTGAGCTGGCAGATTTTCATCTGGGCCATCGCCTCCTGCCTCTTCACTTTCCTCTGGTTCCGTTTTTTCAAACCGCGCATGACCGACCGCACCAAAGCCGGCCTCTCCCGCGAAGCCATTGTCGGCGAAAGCGGCCAGGTCATCTACCCCCCGGAAGAAGGACGACGGGGCACGGTCCGTTTCGCCAAACCCCTGCTCGGTTCCGACGAATGGTCCTTCATCTGCGAACAACCGGTCGCCATCGGCGATCGGGTCTTCGTCAAGGACGTTTCGGGGAATACGTTGATAGTTGAGAGGCGAGGCTAA
- a CDS encoding arginyltransferase, whose translation MRLIQPLQFEEPGDCPYLPGRKKRYEFFLAGQLDGVELSRYLAEGWRKFGLYYFRPACPDCRACTPLRIPVAEFTPTREQRRVLKKAASLGVNFGPLRLSDRAYAIYREHARERFGLEANPEEFLLNFYLPSCPAMQSEIVVEEETAGIGFLDIGADCLSSVYFAFDPAYAPFNPGTFSILKEIEQARAMGLSWYYLGYFVPGCRSLAYKDRFHPRQHRDWRTGEWRTVDASPHP comes from the coding sequence ATGCGCTTAATCCAACCTCTGCAGTTCGAAGAGCCGGGCGACTGCCCCTATCTTCCCGGGCGGAAAAAACGCTACGAATTTTTTCTCGCCGGCCAACTCGACGGGGTCGAACTTTCCCGTTATCTGGCCGAGGGTTGGCGCAAGTTCGGTCTCTATTATTTTCGTCCCGCCTGCCCCGATTGCCGCGCCTGTACCCCGTTGAGGATCCCCGTCGCGGAATTCACTCCCACCCGGGAACAGCGCCGAGTCTTGAAAAAAGCCGCGTCCCTCGGCGTGAACTTCGGGCCCCTGCGGTTGTCGGATCGCGCCTACGCCATCTATCGGGAGCATGCCCGAGAGCGTTTTGGACTGGAGGCTAATCCCGAGGAGTTCCTGCTCAATTTCTATCTCCCTTCCTGTCCCGCCATGCAGTCGGAGATCGTCGTGGAGGAAGAGACGGCCGGAATCGGTTTTCTCGACATCGGCGCCGACTGCCTGAGCAGCGTCTATTTCGCTTTCGATCCCGCCTATGCCCCGTTCAATCCGGGCACCTTCAGCATTCTCAAAGAGATCGAGCAGGCCCGGGCGATGGGACTGAGCTGGTACTACCTCGGCTATTTTGTTCCCGGCTGCCGTTCCCTGGCCTACAAGGACCGCTTCCACCCCCGCCAACACCGGGACTGGCGCACGGGGGAGTGGCGCACGGTCGACGCGTCTCCCCATCCCTGA
- a CDS encoding cation:proton antiporter, with translation MGIAADIVVIVVAALVGGLIAQRLKQPLILGYILAGVLVGPHTGGISISDSHDIELLAEIGVALLLFALGLEFSLKELQPVRKVALIGTPIQILLTMAFGYAIGRFFGWERDAALWFGGLISLSSTMVVLKTLMNQGILGTLSSRVMIGMLIVQDLAIVPMMIVLPQLKNPAAGLPILGVAAVKATIFLVLMVVVGTRLIPWVMKRVAGWNSRELFTLAITAMGLGIGYGTFLFGLSFAFGAFVAGMILSESDYGHQALSDIIPLRDIFGLLFFTSVGMLLDPAFLLSHFGQVLAIVALVIVAKATIFATITRAFGYVNVVPLAAGLGLFQVGEFSFVLARVGVATDSISQELYSLTLTVAVVTMLLTPLLSSLTAPLYALRKNRFKHEPLETMNIPDQGLRDHVVLAGGGRVGRYLANVLQRLDVPFVIIEINHWRVEQAKDDGFPTVFGDATHSVVLEAAEINRAKLLLITTPVAVTASAVASQVHTLNPDLRVIARASSIEEMQLLHEEGVYQVVLPEFEASLEFTRQAMLYLNMPVNKIQWYTDAVRRELYSPLYEGELGYQAITQLQDATRLLELSWVALSGESPLLGKNIGELRVRSHTGASIVGVLRRGEMQTNPPPDFQFAASDLVGVMGEPEQLTAFQNLAEGRPVNP, from the coding sequence ATGGGTATTGCTGCGGATATTGTCGTCATTGTCGTCGCTGCCTTGGTCGGCGGGCTGATCGCCCAACGGCTCAAACAGCCGCTGATTCTCGGCTACATCCTGGCCGGCGTGCTGGTCGGTCCGCATACGGGTGGCATCTCCATCTCCGATTCCCACGACATCGAACTGCTTGCCGAAATCGGCGTGGCGTTGCTCCTCTTTGCCCTCGGCCTGGAATTTTCCCTGAAAGAATTGCAGCCGGTGCGCAAGGTCGCGCTGATCGGCACGCCGATCCAGATTCTGCTGACGATGGCCTTCGGCTATGCCATCGGCCGCTTTTTCGGTTGGGAGCGGGATGCGGCCCTCTGGTTCGGCGGACTGATTTCCCTGTCGAGCACCATGGTCGTGCTCAAGACCCTGATGAACCAGGGGATTCTCGGGACCCTGTCGAGCCGGGTGATGATCGGCATGCTCATCGTCCAGGACTTGGCCATCGTACCAATGATGATCGTGCTGCCGCAGCTGAAGAACCCGGCGGCGGGCCTGCCGATTCTCGGGGTCGCCGCGGTCAAGGCGACGATCTTTCTGGTGCTGATGGTTGTCGTCGGCACCCGCCTGATTCCTTGGGTGATGAAACGGGTCGCCGGTTGGAACTCCCGAGAACTTTTTACCCTGGCAATCACCGCCATGGGGCTGGGTATCGGCTATGGCACCTTCCTCTTCGGCCTGTCCTTCGCCTTCGGGGCCTTCGTCGCCGGCATGATCCTGAGCGAATCGGACTACGGCCATCAGGCCCTGAGCGACATCATCCCCCTGCGCGATATCTTTGGACTGCTCTTCTTTACCTCGGTGGGGATGTTGCTTGATCCCGCCTTTCTCCTCTCCCACTTCGGCCAGGTGCTCGCCATCGTCGCCCTGGTAATTGTCGCCAAGGCGACGATCTTCGCCACCATCACCCGCGCCTTCGGCTATGTCAACGTCGTCCCCCTGGCTGCCGGCCTCGGTCTCTTCCAGGTCGGGGAGTTCTCCTTCGTCCTCGCGCGGGTCGGGGTCGCCACCGACTCCATTTCCCAGGAACTCTACTCCCTGACCTTGACGGTCGCGGTCGTCACCATGCTCCTGACCCCCCTGCTCTCGTCTCTTACCGCCCCGCTCTACGCCCTGCGCAAGAACCGCTTCAAGCATGAGCCTCTGGAAACGATGAATATTCCCGACCAGGGCCTGCGTGACCATGTGGTGCTGGCCGGCGGCGGCCGGGTCGGACGCTACCTCGCCAACGTTCTGCAACGTCTGGATGTCCCCTTCGTGATCATCGAAATCAACCATTGGCGTGTTGAACAAGCCAAAGATGACGGCTTTCCCACCGTTTTCGGCGACGCCACCCATTCGGTGGTACTGGAGGCGGCGGAAATCAACCGGGCCAAGCTGCTGCTCATCACCACCCCGGTGGCGGTAACCGCTTCGGCGGTCGCCTCTCAGGTGCATACGCTGAACCCGGACCTGCGCGTCATCGCCCGCGCCTCCAGCATCGAAGAAATGCAACTGCTGCACGAAGAGGGGGTCTATCAGGTTGTTCTGCCGGAATTCGAAGCCAGCCTCGAATTCACCCGCCAGGCCATGCTCTACCTGAACATGCCGGTCAACAAAATCCAGTGGTACACCGACGCCGTTCGGCGGGAACTCTACTCCCCCCTCTACGAAGGAGAACTGGGCTATCAGGCGATCACCCAATTGCAGGATGCCACCCGCCTGCTCGAACTTTCCTGGGTCGCCCTCAGCGGCGAAAGCCCTCTGCTCGGGAAAAACATCGGCGAATTGCGCGTTCGCAGCCACACCGGCGCCTCCATTGTCGGCGTCTTGCGCCGGGGGGAAATGCAGACCAATCCCCCGCCTGACTTCCAGTTCGCCGCCAGCGACCTGGTCGGGGTCATGGGCGAGCCGGAGCAACTGACCGCATTTCAGAATTTAGCTGAGGGAAGACCCGTAAACCCTTGA
- a CDS encoding carboxysome shell carbonic anhydrase domain-containg protein, whose translation MDIHHRPITERIVWLHDLARRHTAEFRSPEACLARERYRALHPTAVMVLKCMDGRINIPVATHTPPGLIQPFRNLGGMFDLGWPHLGEVLAADVLRMVQAGRRVLILITYHFSRGDVHRGCAGFGYDQAAALAHCRDIRRQAEHIFGSGHDTVYPLICGFETDEDALLIHGRDGEILDLAEFAPEREAELPPRLSQLFPDMAEQMQVDLARLLKGNLRWIAQVRQTPRALDIEHREWMICLGRGFDFLHTPNLALIIGPYSPDLADPIRKAAGIIENNMRAGRIPDDGFLLYASVPFDEIGMDRARAELKSRFLADFAAGVISAEFPDLAARMHRQVAVLSWHSRELEVLAAT comes from the coding sequence ATGGATATTCACCACCGACCAATCACCGAACGTATCGTCTGGCTGCATGACCTGGCGCGACGGCATACGGCTGAATTTCGCAGCCCCGAGGCCTGCCTGGCGCGGGAGCGCTACCGGGCCTTGCATCCCACGGCGGTGATGGTTCTCAAATGCATGGACGGCCGCATCAATATTCCCGTCGCCACCCACACCCCGCCCGGGCTGATCCAGCCGTTCCGCAATCTTGGCGGCATGTTCGACCTCGGCTGGCCCCATTTGGGTGAAGTGCTGGCCGCCGATGTCCTGCGTATGGTGCAAGCCGGGCGCCGGGTGCTGATTCTCATCACCTATCATTTTTCCCGGGGGGATGTGCACCGGGGGTGCGCCGGCTTCGGTTATGACCAGGCAGCGGCCCTGGCCCATTGCCGGGACATCCGGCGGCAGGCCGAGCATATTTTCGGGAGCGGACACGACACCGTTTATCCCCTGATCTGTGGCTTCGAGACGGACGAGGACGCCCTGCTGATTCACGGCCGGGACGGCGAAATTCTCGACCTCGCGGAGTTTGCCCCGGAGCGGGAAGCGGAACTGCCGCCGCGTCTGAGCCAGCTTTTTCCGGATATGGCCGAACAGATGCAGGTCGATCTGGCCCGTTTGCTCAAGGGAAATCTGCGCTGGATCGCCCAGGTGCGTCAAACTCCCCGCGCTCTCGATATCGAGCATCGGGAGTGGATGATCTGCCTGGGGCGCGGCTTCGACTTTCTGCACACCCCCAATCTGGCGCTGATCATCGGGCCTTACAGCCCCGACTTGGCCGATCCGATCCGCAAGGCCGCCGGGATCATCGAAAACAACATGCGCGCTGGACGGATCCCCGACGACGGTTTTCTCCTTTACGCCTCGGTCCCCTTTGATGAAATCGGCATGGATCGGGCGCGGGCCGAGCTCAAATCACGCTTTCTCGCCGATTTCGCCGCTGGGGTAATTAGCGCCGAATTCCCCGACCTGGCCGCACGGATGCACCGGCAAGTGGCGGTTCTTTCCTGGCATTCCCGGGAGTTGGAAGTGTTGGCGGCGACCTGA
- a CDS encoding thioredoxin family protein, whose protein sequence is MFKKISSVLLLLFLLGCSEGEKVPATAALSSPGGTPQLLFFLDPNGGPCMMQGRILASMEEDLRGQASIREIRTTIPEDRPLFGQFGIRGLPSLILVDGGGKEIRRLPPGVKSAEEIRFLLKELK, encoded by the coding sequence ATGTTTAAAAAAATCTCTTCGGTTCTTTTACTGCTTTTTCTCCTCGGCTGCTCCGAAGGGGAGAAAGTGCCCGCTACCGCTGCCCTTTCGAGTCCTGGCGGCACTCCCCAGCTCCTTTTTTTCCTTGATCCCAACGGCGGACCCTGCATGATGCAGGGGCGTATTCTGGCGAGTATGGAAGAGGATTTACGCGGTCAAGCCAGCATTCGTGAGATTCGCACGACGATTCCCGAGGATCGCCCGCTCTTCGGGCAATTCGGTATTCGCGGCCTGCCTTCGCTGATTCTCGTCGACGGCGGCGGCAAGGAGATCCGTCGCCTGCCGCCGGGGGTCAAGAGTGCCGAGGAAATCCGCTTTTTGCTTAAAGAACTGAAGTAG
- a CDS encoding cytochrome c biogenesis CcdA family protein — translation MPVLDLSLASVSLAVVAGLASVASPCVLPVVPILVAGTAEDHRHRPLLIVLGLSAGFMAMGALTALFGGAMASVMPLFEKISGIVIILFGVLLLFGVNLFKNIHIFNRIQSGSRGRWSGLVLGLTLGLVWIPCVGPMLSGVLTLVATQGQIVTGLVLLGFYSLGFAIPMLLAGYASQTVRQKMRLVNAYPLAVRIVSGLVLVAFGIAILNSGMLVIGMSS, via the coding sequence ATGCCTGTACTTGACTTGTCCCTAGCTTCCGTCTCGCTGGCGGTGGTGGCCGGACTGGCCAGTGTCGCTTCCCCCTGTGTGCTGCCGGTCGTCCCCATTCTGGTGGCCGGCACCGCCGAGGACCATCGCCATCGTCCGCTACTCATCGTTCTCGGCCTGAGCGCCGGCTTCATGGCCATGGGCGCGTTGACCGCCTTATTCGGCGGCGCCATGGCGTCGGTCATGCCCCTCTTCGAGAAGATCTCCGGCATTGTGATCATCCTCTTCGGGGTGCTTCTCCTCTTTGGCGTGAACCTGTTCAAAAATATTCACATCTTCAACCGGATTCAGTCGGGCAGCCGCGGACGCTGGTCGGGACTGGTTCTCGGCCTGACCTTGGGGCTGGTCTGGATTCCCTGTGTCGGCCCGATGCTTTCCGGTGTCTTGACACTGGTGGCGACTCAGGGTCAAATAGTCACGGGGCTGGTGCTGCTCGGCTTCTATTCCCTGGGCTTTGCTATTCCCATGCTGCTGGCCGGTTACGCCTCGCAGACCGTGCGCCAGAAGATGCGCCTGGTCAATGCCTATCCTCTGGCGGTGCGCATCGTCAGCGGTCTGGTGCTGGTGGCTTTCGGTATCGCCATTCTCAACTCCGGCATGCTGGTGATCGGCATGTCATCCTGA